GTCATTGACCGCCCATATATAAATACCCCAGTTGGCGGTGACGGTCGCACTCGACAACATCAACATCGAAAGCGCGCGCCGACTCGACCGGAACAGCGAAACGATTTTCGAGCCTTTACGGGTTACGGCTATCAGAAAAAATGAGAACACGCACGACCAAATTGCCCGATGCGCTAATATCTCCATAGAGTTCACCGAGCCCAAAGCCTTCCAATAAACAGGCATCACTCCCCAAAAAACATAAGTCGCGAGTATCGCCCACGCGCCTCTCGTAGTTTCTTTCATGCCGCCAAATCCGCCTCGTCCCGCACAGAAGTTTATTTTCTAATGTATTTCATTCTATCTATTTCATTCTACCTATATCATTCGCAGCCAAACTGTCGCGGCTTCATTGCGGGGAACCTCCATTTCCTTGCCGTCCACGGAAACGCGCAAAGAACCCGTCGAGGAGGCGTCGAGGCAGACAATACTCGTTCCTGACATAAAACCCTTGTCCTGTAAGTATTTACGCAATTTTTCATCGGCGGTCAGGCGGATCACCACGCCTTTCTGTCCCTTTCTCAGCACGGAAAGGGGATTAGGCAGCAAGACCTGTGTTTCCATCGCGTTAAAAAGTTCATCAACCCAGGGTTCTTTATCGGCTCTGGCGCGCCTAAAGAACTCCAACATAGCATAGAGCCTGTCGTCCGTCACAATATCCATATAGTGTTCCATGCTACACGCCATCTCGGAAGAACGATCCCTGTCCACTCCCAAAAGTTCATGGAAAAACGCGCGCAGCCCTTCGTGCCGGCGGTAAACCAAAAGGCCCTTCTGACGTCCCTCCGCGGTAAGGTGAAGGGAACCATAGCGCTCATGGTTCAGCATTTTTGCCTCTACCAGCTTTTGCACTGTAACCGTAACCGTACCCTTGGTGATTCCCAAGCGTTCAGCAAGATCGGTGACGGTGACGTCCCGACCGGTGCTTTCGAGAAGAAAAATTTCCTCTAAGTAATCCTCGATGCGAGCAGTTATCATCAATAAATCTCCTAAATTAAATAAATCTCCTAAATAAATCTCCTAATTTGAAATGTCGCTCTCTTTGTTGGCTCCAAGAACACGGCGCTAATATGATTCCACATCTGGCTCAGAGTTTCGCTCAAATGAATACCGGAACACGATGAACATGATGAACACGATAAATCAAGGACTTCGTTCTTCGGTTTGTCGACTTCCGATGAAGTCCTCATTTCCTTCCTTTGAAGTCTTCATTTCCTTCTAATATGGCTCCCGACACAACTCGTTAATCATAATTTGAGATTGCTATCATCCTAATCTGATAAAAGTGTTTTGTCAACAGCGAAAAGCTGCGGCAAAGATAACTTGCCCTATCT
This Synergistaceae bacterium DNA region includes the following protein-coding sequences:
- a CDS encoding EamA family transporter: MKETTRGAWAILATYVFWGVMPVYWKALGSVNSMEILAHRAIWSCVFSFFLIAVTRKGSKIVSLFRSSRRALSMLMLSSATVTANWGIYIWAVNDGRILESSLGYFINPLVSILFGVVIFKERLGKIQWLAIAIAASGVCCE
- a CDS encoding metal-dependent transcriptional regulator, encoding MITARIEDYLEEIFLLESTGRDVTVTDLAERLGITKGTVTVTVQKLVEAKMLNHERYGSLHLTAEGRQKGLLVYRRHEGLRAFFHELLGVDRDRSSEMACSMEHYMDIVTDDRLYAMLEFFRRARADKEPWVDELFNAMETQVLLPNPLSVLRKGQKGVVIRLTADEKLRKYLQDKGFMSGTSIVCLDASSTGSLRVSVDGKEMEVPRNEAATVWLRMI